CCTCGGTCGACGCGGCTGATCACGCCGACGTGGCAGGCGTCGTCGCCGAGCTGGCCGGCGACACCGCCGACCGTGTCGTGACGGCGCGCGACCCGCGTGGGGCGACGGTGGAACTCGTCGTCGTGGCGTGAGCGCCTCCGGTACCGTCCGCTCCATGGACGAACCTGCCATCCGGGTCGGGCTCATCGGACACGGTGCGATCGGTTCGGTGATCGCCGACGGGCTGGTTTCCGGCACGGTCGACGGTGCGGTGCTGGGCGGGGTCCTGGACCCGGTGGCGCCGCGCGTGGGCCACGTCGTCGCCTCGGTCGATGAGCTTCTCGAGACCGCTGATCTCGTGGTCGAGGCAGCCGGCCACTCCGCTCTCGCGACCTACGCACCGACCGTGCGTTCCGCGGGGGCCGACCTGCTCGTCGTCAGTGTCGGCGCGCTCGCCGATGACGAGCTCCGGGCGGTCGTGACGGCCCCCGCTCCGGGGCGGGTGTTGCTCACGACGGGAGCGATCGGAGGGTTCGACACGCTCCGCGCGGCCATGTTGCTGGGCCGTCTGGACACGGTCTCCATCACCTCGACCAAGCCCGCCCGCAACCTCGTCCGGGACTGGATGGCGCCTGGGACGGTCGACGCGCTGACAGCGGGCAGTGAGCGCGTCGTCGCCTTCGAGGGCACGGCCCGGGAGGCGGCCCGACGGTTCCCGGAGTCGGCCAATGTGTGTGCGACTCTCGCCCTGGCCACCGTCGGGCTCGATGCGACGGTGGCGCGCCTCGTGGGTGATCCCACGGCGACCACCGTGCGCCATGTCGTGGCTGCCGAAGGCGCCGCCGGTCGCTACGAGTTCTCCTTCGAGAACCATCCGTCGCAGGCCAACCCCAAGACCTCCGCCATCACGCCGTATTCGGTCCTGCGCGCCCTGGGGGATCTGACGAACCTCACGTGGAGCTTCGTGTAGCACCCACGGGTTACGCCGTGTACATCTCTGGCGCAGCTCTGCTGCGCGAGGACGTCACTGGTGACGAACGGGGCCTGCTACTCGGAGTCCTCTTGCTCCTCTTGTTCTTCTCGGGGGAGGGCCGGGGGGTCGAGGGTGGCGCACTCGTCGGGAGCGAAGTCGATGTAGAGGTCCCGGCCGCTGCGGAACGAGACCACCTCGCCGAGTTCCACTTCGAACACGATGCGGAAGTCCGCGTCCGTCTCGTCGGTCGGGACGAACGTGGCGGTGACGCCGTCCTCGCCGTCGCTCACCGTCTCGAGCGCAGAACCGAGGCCGGATTCGAGTTCGTCGAGCGTCGTGCCCACGCCGTACCCCGACCTCGTGCGGATGTCGGGGTTCGTGATGTCCACCCGCTCGATCGTGTTGCGGATCACGTAGAAGGTCACACCATCGGGCCCCTGGCTGGGCGTCACCGGGACGCAGGGCGGGAACGGCGGATCCGGTAGCCCGTCCCAGGTGGTCGCCGCGGCCACGGCCGCCTCGTCGGGGGTCATTCCGAAGATGATCTCGTCGAGGCCGACCGTCGACACCGCCGAGTCCTCGGTGAAGGCCTCGTCGGCGAGCTCGTAGGTCGTGGTGGTGGTCGGACCGGGGTCGGTCCCGTCGTCGTCTCCGGCGTCGTCACCGTCATCGGTCGACCCG
This region of Acidimicrobiales bacterium genomic DNA includes:
- a CDS encoding DUF108 domain-containing protein is translated as MDEPAIRVGLIGHGAIGSVIADGLVSGTVDGAVLGGVLDPVAPRVGHVVASVDELLETADLVVEAAGHSALATYAPTVRSAGADLLVVSVGALADDELRAVVTAPAPGRVLLTTGAIGGFDTLRAAMLLGRLDTVSITSTKPARNLVRDWMAPGTVDALTAGSERVVAFEGTAREAARRFPESANVCATLALATVGLDATVARLVGDPTATTVRHVVAAEGAAGRYEFSFENHPSQANPKTSAITPYSVLRALGDLTNLTWSFV